One part of the Rutidosis leptorrhynchoides isolate AG116_Rl617_1_P2 chromosome 1, CSIRO_AGI_Rlap_v1, whole genome shotgun sequence genome encodes these proteins:
- the LOC139846840 gene encoding uncharacterized protein, whose translation MVESERIYYIRKKQNILRAETFANLTEATLSGEVVNNMIGNRTKLPASFTGSARYMIEKYCDVMALCRVYGYLDIFITFTCNSKWPEIRRALEGTGFYPENKPAYQSRMFKIKLYRLMEDIKKIVCLEGLKLFNYFLPATHMFLVLFKHITIACPNNLYSNFFLTHLYTIEFQKRGLPHAHICIFLDERDKLPEPKDVDKFISAEIPDKDVDPELYQLVSDLMIHGPCGDKNPSCPCTDIEKKHTKNFPKPFADCTTVDKEGYPIYKRTDNGRKVIKQGHDLDNGSVVPYNAVLLKKYHVRINVEWCNQLGAIRYLFKYINKGNDRVTAGGCDEVTDEVKEYYDCRYVSSCEAVWCMLSFDIHNRNPTVIRLAFHLPDQHSVIFDEEDLVENVLDSESVNRSQFLEWMNMNRVNEDARQLSYLEFVWNKETKLWSPKNVFTGTIGRIHHVSPQTGELLFLRILLNKVKGPTSYEDIRNVNGQLCPTFKDACYEMGLLDDDQEYIDGIKEASSWGGGHFVRNLICQLLTSESLSRQEVVFDEAFEYLSVDIIHHRLSDIQPTLEMLKNLTLNEIAKLLLRNGKSLKNYPSMPYPSSKVLNLSDNPFIIDELSYNMPELEIQHAELIDSQNTDKKKAYNTIVSAVAADKGGAFFVYAALRSRGQIVLNVASSGIAAFLLPGGRTAHSRFENPIDPKDES comes from the exons ATGGTCGAATCAGAAAGAATATATTACATCCGGAAAAAACAAAACATACTTAGAGCCGAAACTTTTGCAAACCTTACTGAAGCGACTCTCAGCGGTGAAGTTGTAAACAACATGATTGGTAATCGAACCAAATTACCCGCGTCTTTTACTGGAAGTGCACGATACATGATAGAAAAATATTGTGATGTTATGGCACTATGTAGAGTTTATGGTTATCTTGATATCTTCATTACTTTTACATGTAATTCTAAGTGGCCAGAGATTAGGAGAGCCTTAGAAGGTACTGGATTTTATCCTGAAAATAAACCAGCATATCAATCAAGGATGTTTAAGATCAAACTTTATCGACTAATGGAAGATATAAAAAAAATAGTCTGTTTGGAAGGGTTAAAGCTG TTTAATTACTTTTTGCCTGCAACACATATGTTTTTAGTATTATTTAAACATATTACTATAGCCTGTCCTAATAatttatattcaaacttttttCTTACACACCTTTACACTATAGAGTTCCAAAAAAGAGGTTTGCCTCATGCACATATCTGTATTTTCCTTGATGAAAGAGACAAACTACCTGAGCCAAAAGATGTCGATAAGTTCATTTCTGCAGAAATACCTGACAAGGATGTTGATCCAGAACTATACCAGCTTGTGTCGGATTTAATGATTCATGGTCCGTGTGGAGATAAGAATCCAAGTTGTCCTTGCACAGACATTGAAAAAAAACACACAAAAAACTTTCCAAAGCCCTTTGCAGACTGTACAACTGTTGATAAAGAAGGTTATCCAATTTACAAACGTACAGATAACGGCAGGAAGGTTATAAAGCAGGGTCATGATCTTGATAATGGAAGTGTTGTTCCTTATAATGCAGTGCTACTTAAAAAATATCATGTTCGAATAAATGTTGAATGGTGTAATCAACTTGGTGCAATTAGATATCTATTTAAATACATCAATAAAGGTAATGATAGGGTCACTGCTGGTGGTTGCGACGAAGTGACAGATGAAGTCAAAGAATACTATGACTGCAGATATGTATCATCATGCGAAGCAGTATGGTGTATGTTATCTTTTGATATACACAATAGAAATCCAACAGTTATACGCCTTGCCTTTCACTTACCGGATCAACATTCAGTTATCTTTGATGAAGAAGATTTAGTAGAAAACGTTTTAGACTCTGAATCTGTAAATAGATCTCAATTCCTTGAATGGATGAACATGAATCGAGTCAACGAAGATGCAAGACAACTATCTTATCTTGAATTTGTGTGGAATAAGGAAACAAAACTTTGGTCTCCAAAAAATGTATTCACTGGCACAATTGGTCGTATACATCACGTATCTCCTCAAACTGGTGAACTATTATTTCTACGTATTTTGTTGAATAAAGTTAAAGGTCCTACTTCATATGAAGATATTCGAAATGTTAATGGTCAACTATGTCCTACATTTAAAGATGCATGTTATGAAATGGGTTTATTAGACGACGATCAGGAATACATCGATGGTATAAAAGAGGCAAGTAGTTGGGGTGGTGGTCACTTTGTTCGGAACTTAATCTGTCAGTTACTTACATCAGAGAGCCTAAGTAGACAAGAAGTTGTTTTTGATGAAGCTTTTGAATACTTATCTGTTGACATTATTCACCATCGCCTTTCAG ACATCCAACCTACCcttgaaatgctgaagaacctTACATTGAATGAAATTGCAAAACTACTTCTACGTAATGGTAAATCTTTAAAGAATTATCCTTCAATGCCTTATCCGTCTTCGAAAGTGCTTAATTTGTCAGATAATCCATTTATTATAGATGAATTGTCATATAATATGCCTGAACTAGAAATTCAGCATGCTGAATTAATCGATAGCCAAAACACTGATAAAAAAAAGGCATACAATACTATCGTAAGTGCTGTTGCAGCAGACAAAGGCGGAGCATTTTTTGTATATG CTGCGTTGAGAAGTAGAGGTCAAATTGTGTTGAATGTTGCTTCCAGCGGAATTGCCGCTTTCTTATTGCCTGGTGGAAGAACTGCTCATTCGCGTTTCGAAAATCCTATAGATCCAAAGGACGAATCATAG